The following are encoded together in the Streptomyces sp. NBC_01465 genome:
- a CDS encoding sulfatase — translation MVMFDSLNRHMLPPYGGDWTHAPNFARLAEKAVTFDNAYAGSMPCMPARRELHTGRHNFLHRSWGPLEPFDDSMPELLKQNGVYTHLVSDHPHYWEDGGATYHGRYNTWEFFRGQEGDPWKGQVADPEIPEDLKRMRFGAYRQDWVNRPHMATEDRHPQTLTFDAGLDFVRTNKDADRWFVQIETFDPHEPFFSHQPYKDLYPHDYEGPHFDWPDYKRVVETDGQVEHARFEYGALLSMCDHSLGRVLDTMDELDLWDDTLLIVNTDHGLLLGEKGWWGKSVQPWFNELVHLPLFAWDPRNRVAGERRSALVQTVDVAPTLLEFFGVDRPGDMQGAPLPVAEDTPVREAGLFGIHGGHVNVTDGRYVYMRAPASPDNAPLYEHTLMPTHMRGRFSPAELADLELAEPFDFTKNVRTLRVPGRTLLNPYHHGTLLFDLETDPEQRTPLIDDDAELRMTTLLVELMRAGDAPPSQYERLGLPAHGPVTEKHLLVRAQHEQAERAAQPLPRADDFPEGRLSLRTPLAALISDPVAVEVLRRHLPGVADSELLQMIGATPLIDVAAMAGALFPPSNLRLVAEELAQL, via the coding sequence ATGGTGATGTTCGACAGCCTCAACCGGCACATGCTGCCGCCGTACGGAGGCGACTGGACCCACGCTCCGAACTTCGCGCGGCTCGCCGAGAAGGCCGTCACCTTCGACAACGCCTACGCCGGCTCGATGCCCTGCATGCCGGCCCGCCGCGAACTCCACACCGGGCGGCACAACTTCCTGCACCGCAGCTGGGGCCCGCTGGAGCCCTTCGACGACTCGATGCCCGAACTCCTCAAGCAGAACGGCGTCTACACCCATCTCGTCAGCGACCACCCGCACTACTGGGAGGACGGCGGCGCCACCTACCACGGCCGCTACAACACCTGGGAGTTCTTCCGCGGCCAGGAGGGCGACCCGTGGAAGGGCCAGGTCGCCGACCCCGAGATACCCGAGGACCTGAAGCGGATGCGCTTCGGCGCCTACCGCCAGGACTGGGTCAACCGCCCCCACATGGCGACCGAGGACCGGCACCCCCAGACCCTCACCTTCGACGCGGGCCTCGACTTCGTCCGTACGAACAAGGACGCCGACCGGTGGTTCGTGCAGATCGAGACCTTCGACCCGCACGAGCCGTTCTTCAGCCACCAGCCCTACAAGGACCTCTACCCCCACGACTACGAAGGACCGCACTTCGACTGGCCCGACTACAAGCGCGTCGTCGAGACCGACGGTCAGGTGGAGCACGCCCGCTTCGAGTACGGGGCGCTCCTGTCGATGTGCGACCACTCGCTCGGCCGCGTCCTGGACACCATGGACGAACTCGACCTGTGGGACGACACCCTCCTGATCGTCAACACCGACCACGGGCTGCTGCTCGGCGAGAAGGGCTGGTGGGGGAAGAGCGTCCAGCCCTGGTTCAACGAACTGGTCCACCTGCCGCTGTTCGCCTGGGACCCGCGCAACCGCGTCGCGGGCGAACGGCGTTCGGCGCTCGTGCAGACCGTGGACGTGGCGCCGACCCTCCTCGAGTTCTTCGGCGTCGACCGCCCCGGCGACATGCAGGGCGCACCGCTCCCGGTCGCCGAGGACACCCCGGTGCGCGAGGCAGGCCTGTTCGGCATCCACGGCGGACACGTCAACGTCACGGACGGCCGCTACGTCTACATGCGGGCGCCCGCCTCACCCGACAACGCGCCGCTGTACGAACACACCCTGATGCCCACCCACATGCGGGGCCGCTTCTCGCCCGCCGAACTCGCGGACCTGGAGCTGGCCGAGCCCTTCGACTTCACCAAGAACGTCCGCACCCTGCGTGTGCCGGGCCGCACCCTCCTCAACCCGTACCACCACGGCACGCTCCTCTTCGACCTGGAGACCGACCCCGAGCAGCGCACCCCGCTGATCGACGACGACGCCGAACTGCGCATGACCACCCTCCTGGTGGAGTTGATGCGCGCGGGCGACGCCCCGCCCAGCCAGTACGAACGCCTCGGCCTGCCCGCCCACGGCCCGGTCACGGAGAAGCACCTCCTGGTACGGGCCCAGCACGAGCAGGCCGAACGGGCCGCCCAGCCGCTGCCCCGCGCCGATGACTTCCCCGAGGGCCGCCTTTCGCTGCGTACGCCCCTCGCGGCGCTGATCTCCGACCCGGTCGCCGTCGAAGTGCTGCGCAGGCACCTGCCCGGCGTTGCCGACTCGGAGCTCCTGCAGATGATCGGGGCGACTCCGCTCATCGATGTCGCCGCGATGGCGGGCGCACTGTTCCCGCCGTCGAACCTCCGCCTGGTGGCCGAGGAGCTCGCCCAGCTCTGA
- a CDS encoding MFS transporter, whose amino-acid sequence MPELSQRPVTPKAEVQVEGRWRQLSLLGGTMLVDSTETSLVNSLFPLIRQSLGVSLGALGILTAAAKIVGAFTGPFWVWAAQRWSRKSVLVVATGLWGVWGVAAGFSQNFTQLLVLYTVLAAGYAAANPIITELIGDLFGGSSRGRAVGVVYGAVSLVTAVIGPLKGQLAGVDDGWRWGLWGVGVFNILLGLALWAGFRDPGRGAAEEQLADLDRATRDAQAKLTWTKALSLLKIRSLVILLVSRLLSGHLLVGTFGVVFLVDVYGFSTQKASIVLLPFGVGYFLGTLLGGVAVDRATRRSPRHGPVAVLQAAQFAFALFAYFGTQFGYDSIALFCVFFALMGATQGINPSVNRPMVMAITPPELRGAAFALYVSIVEAIAWAAYSLAAGFLGDAVGLRTVFLWALVVLMLINGAYLTLLHRSYADDVTRVQRELHARREQALDPTA is encoded by the coding sequence ATGCCTGAGCTTAGCCAGCGCCCCGTCACGCCCAAAGCCGAGGTCCAGGTCGAGGGGCGCTGGCGACAGCTGTCCCTGCTCGGCGGCACGATGCTGGTCGACAGCACCGAGACGAGCCTGGTCAACAGCCTCTTCCCGCTGATCCGGCAGTCCCTCGGCGTCTCACTGGGCGCCCTCGGAATACTGACCGCCGCAGCCAAGATCGTGGGCGCCTTCACCGGCCCCTTCTGGGTGTGGGCGGCGCAGCGCTGGTCGCGCAAGAGCGTCCTCGTCGTGGCCACCGGACTCTGGGGCGTCTGGGGCGTGGCCGCGGGCTTCTCGCAGAACTTCACCCAACTCCTCGTCCTCTACACCGTGTTGGCAGCCGGCTACGCGGCCGCGAACCCCATCATCACCGAGCTGATCGGGGACCTCTTCGGCGGATCGTCCCGAGGCCGCGCGGTCGGTGTGGTCTACGGCGCGGTCTCCCTGGTCACCGCAGTGATCGGCCCGCTCAAGGGCCAGCTGGCCGGGGTCGACGACGGCTGGCGCTGGGGCCTGTGGGGCGTCGGCGTCTTCAACATCCTGCTGGGCCTCGCCCTCTGGGCGGGATTCCGCGATCCGGGGCGCGGCGCGGCCGAGGAGCAGCTCGCCGACCTCGACCGCGCCACCCGCGACGCCCAGGCGAAACTCACCTGGACCAAGGCGCTCTCGCTGCTCAAGATCCGCAGCCTGGTGATCCTGCTCGTCTCACGCCTCCTGTCCGGACACCTCCTGGTGGGCACCTTCGGCGTGGTCTTCCTCGTCGACGTCTACGGCTTCAGCACCCAGAAGGCGTCGATCGTGCTGCTGCCCTTCGGCGTCGGCTACTTCCTCGGCACACTCCTGGGCGGCGTCGCCGTCGACCGGGCCACCCGGCGCAGTCCGCGCCACGGCCCGGTCGCGGTCCTCCAGGCGGCCCAGTTCGCCTTCGCGCTCTTCGCCTACTTCGGCACCCAGTTCGGCTACGACAGCATCGCCCTGTTCTGCGTCTTCTTCGCCCTCATGGGCGCGACCCAGGGCATCAACCCGAGCGTCAACCGCCCCATGGTCATGGCCATCACCCCACCCGAACTGCGCGGCGCCGCGTTCGCCCTCTACGTCTCCATCGTCGAAGCGATCGCCTGGGCCGCCTACAGCCTGGCCGCCGGCTTCCTCGGCGACGCCGTCGGACTGCGCACGGTCTTCCTGTGGGCGCTCGTCGTCCTGATGCTGATCAACGGCGCCTACCTGACGCTCCTTCACCGCTCGTACGCCGATGACGTGACCCGCGTACAGAGGGAACTGCACGCGCGCCGCGAACAAGCCCTCGACCCCACCGCCTGA
- a CDS encoding pentapeptide repeat-containing protein, translating to MARDVFEQLSSASVSVRHGGTYAMEQIADAAPHYRGHVAALLASFVRQQAPWPPIRPPGEVDAERPRYTGGLRDDVGGAVAALSRRSMVLPGDTIELEKVDLRGADLATQDLSWFCFAGSNLEGANLTGCDLSHTTFADASLKNANLTGATLTDANLNGADLTGATGIGTPPVPHRTPAA from the coding sequence GTGGCCCGGGACGTCTTCGAGCAACTGTCGAGCGCAAGCGTGTCCGTGCGGCACGGCGGCACGTACGCCATGGAGCAGATCGCCGACGCGGCACCGCACTACCGCGGCCATGTGGCCGCGCTACTGGCCTCCTTCGTCAGGCAACAGGCCCCCTGGCCACCGATCCGTCCACCCGGTGAAGTGGACGCCGAACGGCCGCGTTACACCGGGGGACTCCGCGACGACGTCGGCGGAGCCGTCGCTGCACTGAGCCGACGCAGCATGGTTCTGCCGGGAGACACCATCGAGCTGGAGAAGGTCGACCTGCGCGGCGCCGACCTGGCCACCCAGGACCTGAGCTGGTTCTGCTTCGCCGGATCCAACCTCGAGGGAGCCAACCTGACCGGGTGCGACCTCTCGCACACGACCTTTGCCGACGCCAGCTTGAAGAACGCCAACCTGACGGGCGCCACGCTCACTGACGCGAACCTCAATGGCGCGGACCTTACCGGGGCCACTGGCATCGGCACACCCCCCGTTCCCCACCGCACTCCGGCCGCGTAG
- a CDS encoding ester cyclase: MNRFVEFINTGNEDLAREVISPDAVFHAPSHPEPLRGPVGYLEVLGMMRGGFSDVEWTLEETVTEGDTVAARFTMRGTHDGEFFGIPASGNKISVQAMNFYYLADGRIVGERGQPDLLGVMQQIGAVPAP; the protein is encoded by the coding sequence ATGAACCGTTTCGTCGAGTTCATCAACACAGGCAACGAGGATCTCGCCCGCGAGGTCATTTCTCCGGACGCGGTGTTCCACGCGCCAAGCCACCCGGAACCACTGCGGGGGCCCGTCGGGTACCTGGAAGTTCTCGGGATGATGCGCGGCGGCTTCTCTGATGTGGAGTGGACGCTGGAGGAGACGGTCACCGAAGGCGACACCGTGGCCGCGCGGTTCACCATGCGGGGAACCCACGACGGTGAATTCTTCGGGATCCCGGCGAGCGGCAACAAGATCTCGGTGCAGGCCATGAACTTCTACTACCTGGCCGACGGCCGGATCGTGGGCGAACGGGGCCAGCCCGATCTCCTCGGGGTGATGCAGCAGATCGGTGCCGTACCGGCACCGTGA
- a CDS encoding cold-shock protein, whose amino-acid sequence MASGTVKWFNAEKGFGFIEQDGGGPDVFAHYSNINASGFRELQEGQKVNFDITQGQKGPQAENITPA is encoded by the coding sequence ATGGCCAGCGGAACCGTCAAGTGGTTCAACGCGGAAAAGGGCTTCGGCTTCATCGAGCAGGACGGCGGCGGCCCGGACGTCTTCGCCCACTACTCGAACATCAACGCCTCCGGCTTCCGTGAGCTGCAGGAAGGCCAGAAGGTGAACTTCGACATCACCCAGGGCCAGAAGGGCCCGCAGGCGGAGAACATCACTCCCGCCTGA
- a CDS encoding NADPH:quinone reductase gives MLASWYDTQGPAADVLHVGELPDPVPGPGEVRVRVTVSGVNPGDTKKRRGWLGSSMPFPRVIPHSDAAGVIDAVGDGVDARRVGQRVWVYGAQSYRPFGTAAQYTVVSDHQAAPLPDHLSDELGASLGIPGITAHRTVFADGPVDGQLILVHGVLGGVGSLAAQLAHWAGATVIATVRRTADLDHIDPAVVSHAVALDTGEPAATIRAYAPRGVDRIIEVALSDNADLDNAVAANNAVIAAYATRTDRTEIPFWPLLFNNVTLRLLGSDDFPAEAKRQAARDLTSAAAVGALTVTVGDRHTLDDIAKAHDHVDTGGGHGRTLVTIPQ, from the coding sequence ATGCTTGCTTCCTGGTACGACACCCAGGGCCCCGCCGCCGATGTCCTGCACGTCGGTGAACTCCCTGATCCCGTCCCCGGACCCGGCGAGGTCCGTGTCCGTGTCACCGTCTCGGGCGTCAACCCCGGCGACACCAAGAAACGGCGCGGCTGGCTCGGCTCGTCCATGCCCTTCCCGCGGGTGATCCCGCACAGCGACGCCGCCGGAGTCATCGACGCCGTGGGTGACGGGGTCGACGCCCGCCGCGTCGGGCAGCGAGTCTGGGTATACGGCGCCCAGTCCTACCGCCCCTTCGGCACCGCCGCCCAGTACACCGTCGTATCCGACCACCAAGCCGCACCCCTGCCAGACCACCTCAGTGACGAGCTGGGGGCGAGCCTCGGCATCCCCGGCATCACCGCCCACCGCACCGTCTTCGCCGACGGCCCGGTCGACGGCCAACTCATCCTGGTCCACGGAGTCCTCGGCGGCGTCGGCTCCCTGGCCGCCCAACTCGCCCACTGGGCCGGCGCCACCGTGATCGCCACCGTCCGCCGCACCGCGGACCTCGACCACATCGACCCGGCCGTCGTCTCCCACGCCGTCGCCCTGGACACCGGCGAGCCCGCCGCGACCATCCGCGCGTACGCGCCGCGGGGCGTCGACCGGATCATCGAGGTCGCACTGTCCGACAACGCCGACCTCGACAACGCCGTCGCCGCCAACAACGCCGTCATCGCCGCCTACGCCACCCGCACGGACCGCACCGAGATCCCCTTCTGGCCGCTGCTGTTCAACAACGTCACCCTGCGGCTGCTCGGCAGCGACGACTTCCCCGCCGAGGCCAAGCGCCAGGCCGCCCGCGACCTCACATCCGCAGCCGCCGTCGGCGCCCTCACCGTCACCGTCGGCGACCGCCACACGCTGGACGACATCGCCAAGGCCCACGACCACGTCGACACCGGTGGTGGCCACGGCCGCACTCTGGTCACCATCCCCCAATAG
- a CDS encoding glycoside hydrolase family 1 protein yields MTHERRLPDGFLWGASTAAHQIEGGNTNSDWWEFEHSAIPYVKEPSGDACDSYHRWREDMDLLAELGFTDYRFSIEWARIEPAPGEFSHAAIAHYRRMVEGARERGLRPMVTLHHFTAPRWFAQRGGWAAAGSDELFARYLTAAAPIYATDVAHACTINEPNILAVMAAAQAALASGQAVNFAENPPAPDGATTDALIRAHARAVETVKSLAPQVSTGWSVANLVCQPLSGAEDVAAAFRHPRVDVFLEAARGDDWLGVQAYTRTLIGPNGRLPVPEGAERTLMGWEYYPQALGHALRHSASVSGGTPLIVTENGIATTDDARRIDYTTGALDSLSAAMRDGIDVRGYFHWSALDNYEWGRYEPTFGLIAVDRETFVRTPKPSAAWLGAIGSTRVLPSEA; encoded by the coding sequence ATGACGCATGAACGACGACTGCCCGACGGCTTCCTGTGGGGCGCGTCCACCGCCGCCCACCAGATCGAGGGCGGCAACACCAACAGCGACTGGTGGGAGTTCGAGCACAGCGCAATCCCCTACGTCAAAGAACCCAGTGGCGACGCCTGCGACAGCTACCACCGCTGGCGCGAGGACATGGACCTGCTGGCCGAACTCGGCTTCACCGACTACCGGTTCAGCATCGAATGGGCCCGCATCGAACCGGCCCCGGGTGAGTTCTCCCACGCCGCCATCGCCCACTACCGGCGCATGGTCGAAGGCGCGCGCGAACGGGGCCTGCGGCCCATGGTCACGCTGCACCACTTCACCGCACCCCGCTGGTTCGCCCAGCGCGGCGGCTGGGCCGCCGCCGGATCGGACGAACTCTTCGCCCGCTACCTCACGGCGGCCGCCCCCATCTACGCCACGGACGTGGCGCACGCGTGCACGATCAACGAGCCCAACATCCTCGCCGTCATGGCTGCCGCGCAGGCCGCCCTCGCCTCCGGCCAGGCCGTGAACTTCGCCGAGAACCCGCCGGCCCCGGACGGGGCCACCACCGACGCGCTGATACGGGCGCACGCCCGCGCCGTCGAAACGGTCAAATCCCTCGCACCGCAGGTGAGTACCGGCTGGTCCGTCGCCAACCTGGTGTGCCAGCCCCTGTCCGGAGCCGAGGACGTCGCCGCGGCATTCCGGCACCCGCGCGTGGACGTCTTCCTCGAAGCCGCCCGCGGCGACGACTGGCTCGGTGTGCAGGCATACACGCGCACGCTCATCGGCCCGAACGGCCGGCTGCCCGTGCCCGAGGGCGCGGAACGCACCCTCATGGGATGGGAGTACTACCCGCAGGCGCTCGGCCACGCCCTGCGGCACAGCGCCTCCGTCAGCGGCGGCACCCCGCTCATCGTCACCGAGAACGGCATCGCCACCACCGACGACGCCCGCCGCATCGACTACACCACCGGCGCCCTCGACTCCCTGTCCGCCGCCATGCGCGACGGCATCGACGTCCGCGGCTACTTCCACTGGAGTGCCCTGGACAACTACGAATGGGGCCGCTACGAACCGACCTTCGGCCTGATCGCCGTCGACCGAGAGACCTTCGTCCGGACCCCCAAGCCCTCGGCCGCCTGGCTCGGCGCCATCGGCAGCACCCGCGTGTTGCCGAGCGAGGCGTGA
- a CDS encoding formylglycine-generating enzyme family protein, whose amino-acid sequence METSMGCCVPETRICSTGPLPTPARIPPAHDQVTLPGGEFQMGDAFGEGYPADGEQPVHAVRVAPFAIDVTTVTVAAFEAFVADSAYVTVAEREGSSAVFHLAAAAGRADVLGADPAAPWWLDVRGADWRHPHGPLSTAEPDHPVVHVAWADALAYCAWAGRRLPTEAEWEYAARGGLAGRRFAWGDELTPDGRWLCNIWQGPFPYANTGADGWLATAPVRSYPPNGLGLYEVAGNVWEWCADWFAPDYYAHSPAADPKGPETGERRVMRGGSYLCHHSYCHRYRVAARSANTPASSSGNCGFRTVAA is encoded by the coding sequence ATGGAGACGTCAATGGGATGTTGCGTACCGGAAACCCGGATCTGCTCCACCGGACCGCTGCCCACGCCGGCCCGCATACCGCCCGCGCACGACCAAGTCACCCTCCCCGGGGGCGAGTTCCAGATGGGGGACGCCTTCGGGGAGGGCTATCCGGCGGACGGCGAACAGCCCGTGCACGCGGTACGCGTCGCCCCGTTCGCCATCGACGTCACCACGGTGACCGTGGCGGCGTTCGAGGCGTTCGTCGCCGACTCCGCGTACGTGACCGTCGCCGAACGGGAAGGCAGCTCCGCCGTGTTCCACCTGGCGGCCGCCGCCGGGCGGGCGGACGTCCTCGGGGCAGACCCGGCCGCCCCCTGGTGGCTGGACGTACGGGGAGCCGACTGGCGCCACCCCCACGGCCCGCTGTCCACCGCGGAGCCGGACCACCCGGTGGTGCACGTGGCATGGGCCGACGCCCTGGCGTACTGCGCGTGGGCGGGCCGCCGCCTGCCGACCGAGGCGGAGTGGGAGTACGCGGCCCGCGGCGGTCTCGCCGGCCGCCGCTTCGCATGGGGAGACGAACTGACCCCCGACGGACGGTGGTTGTGCAACATCTGGCAAGGCCCTTTCCCGTATGCCAACACTGGTGCGGACGGCTGGCTGGCCACCGCACCGGTGCGCTCGTACCCGCCCAACGGCCTCGGCCTGTACGAGGTCGCCGGGAACGTCTGGGAGTGGTGCGCGGACTGGTTCGCCCCCGACTACTACGCCCACTCCCCCGCCGCCGACCCCAAGGGACCCGAGACGGGCGAGCGCCGTGTCATGCGGGGCGGCTCCTACCTGTGCCACCACTCCTACTGCCACCGCTACCGCGTGGCCGCCCGCTCGGCCAACACGCCGGCATCCAGCAGCGGGAACTGCGGGTTCCGGACGGTCGCCGCGTGA
- a CDS encoding LPXTG cell wall anchor domain-containing protein, with the protein MSPNDPRTAEQPMPWRRTPRRSRLRRRFVAGAVAVLAASAGVGVLAPSAGAAPTVDIRVNAGTSLGTVPSSGTGLNTGVGDDHMGTAKVSSLMKAAGVRQLRYPGGSGADVYHWKTHTMDDGYRNPSNTDFDHFMATAKKVGARPIVTANYGSGTPQEAADWVKYANVTKGYGVKYWEIGNEVYGNGYYGDGKGWETDKHADKSPREYAKNLVAYAKAMKAVDPKVKIGAVLTTPGGWPDKEKAPGDSADWNNTVLSIAGSSIDFAIVHWYPGGTTTDDLLKTPSRIAGVTSSLRSLIAQYAGSRAASVEIAVTENGAVGSPAQTSQAAALFAPDTYMTWFEQGATHVDWWNLHNGTDQAPTTVNGQIDYQDGGILSAGTCAGGKCEPARDTPFPIYWGIRSLTALAKPGDTMVKASSGNASVAVHAVRSNNGALNVMLINKSPQNAAPVSLSYAGYTPAAGAVTTVSYAQGDTALTTTKRGTAAAQTLPPYSITTLQLKPAPGTAGPAKPTPAPTPTAAAPVVSGTTGTRAQGEIGARVDGTTPNSTSGDLASTGASTTVTYSAVGGLLVIAAGGTLLLRGRRHRALHRK; encoded by the coding sequence ATGTCACCAAACGACCCGAGAACCGCCGAGCAGCCGATGCCCTGGCGCCGCACGCCTCGCCGTAGCCGGTTGCGCCGGCGCTTTGTCGCGGGGGCGGTGGCGGTGCTCGCCGCCTCGGCCGGTGTCGGCGTCCTGGCGCCGAGCGCGGGCGCCGCGCCGACCGTCGACATCCGTGTGAATGCCGGGACCTCCCTGGGCACCGTGCCCAGCAGTGGTACCGGCCTCAACACGGGCGTGGGCGACGATCACATGGGCACCGCCAAGGTGTCATCGCTGATGAAGGCCGCGGGAGTTCGGCAGCTGCGCTATCCCGGCGGCTCCGGCGCGGACGTGTACCACTGGAAGACCCACACCATGGACGACGGCTACAGGAACCCGTCCAACACCGACTTCGACCACTTCATGGCCACCGCGAAGAAGGTCGGCGCCCGGCCGATCGTGACCGCGAACTACGGTTCCGGCACCCCTCAGGAGGCCGCCGACTGGGTCAAGTACGCCAACGTCACCAAGGGTTACGGCGTGAAGTACTGGGAGATCGGCAACGAGGTCTACGGCAACGGGTACTACGGCGACGGCAAGGGCTGGGAGACCGACAAGCACGCCGACAAGAGCCCGAGGGAGTACGCGAAGAACCTGGTCGCCTACGCGAAGGCGATGAAGGCCGTGGACCCGAAGGTGAAGATCGGAGCGGTGCTCACCACCCCCGGCGGCTGGCCGGACAAGGAGAAGGCTCCCGGTGACAGCGCCGACTGGAACAACACGGTGCTCTCCATCGCGGGAAGCTCGATCGACTTCGCCATCGTCCACTGGTATCCGGGCGGCACCACCACGGACGACCTGCTGAAGACCCCCTCCCGGATCGCCGGTGTCACGTCCTCGCTGCGCTCACTGATCGCCCAGTACGCGGGCTCGCGCGCCGCTTCGGTGGAGATCGCGGTCACCGAGAACGGCGCCGTCGGCTCGCCCGCCCAGACCAGCCAGGCCGCGGCCCTGTTCGCTCCGGACACCTACATGACCTGGTTCGAGCAAGGTGCCACCCACGTGGACTGGTGGAACCTGCACAACGGCACCGACCAAGCACCCACCACCGTCAACGGCCAGATCGACTACCAGGACGGGGGCATCCTCTCCGCCGGCACCTGCGCCGGAGGGAAGTGCGAACCGGCACGCGACACGCCCTTCCCCATCTACTGGGGCATCCGCTCGCTGACCGCACTGGCAAAGCCCGGCGACACCATGGTCAAGGCGTCCTCGGGCAACGCGTCGGTCGCTGTGCACGCGGTGCGCAGCAACAACGGCGCTCTGAACGTCATGCTGATCAACAAGAGCCCGCAGAACGCGGCGCCGGTATCGCTCTCCTACGCCGGATACACCCCGGCCGCAGGAGCGGTCACGACCGTTTCCTACGCCCAGGGAGACACCGCCCTGACCACGACGAAGAGGGGCACGGCGGCCGCACAGACACTGCCGCCGTACTCGATCACGACCCTTCAGCTGAAGCCCGCGCCGGGGACCGCCGGCCCTGCCAAGCCGACACCCGCCCCCACCCCGACCGCCGCCGCACCGGTCGTCTCCGGCACGACCGGCACCCGCGCGCAGGGGGAGATCGGCGCACGCGTCGACGGGACCACCCCGAACAGCACGTCCGGCGACCTGGCTTCCACCGGGGCGAGCACCACTGTCACATACAGCGCCGTCGGTGGCCTGCTCGTCATCGCTGCCGGCGGCACGCTGCTGCTTCGCGGACGTCGCCACAGGGCTCTGCACAGGAAGTGA
- a CDS encoding PadR family transcriptional regulator, whose amino-acid sequence MLELAILGFLAEGPLPGHELRRRISQLTGYTRPVSDGTLYPAINRLTRAGLIERRTDPAGGAARYVLSLTATGRADMLQRLRKPADHEITDFTRFYAVLAFLSHLPDVAEQHAVLRRRLEFLEEPASFFYDNERPLYAEEIADPYRRGMLLTARATSRAERTWLREALGEEPPAFDTACTQGDPHAPAAPAS is encoded by the coding sequence ATGCTGGAACTCGCGATACTCGGCTTCCTCGCCGAGGGACCCCTGCCAGGACACGAGCTGCGCCGCCGCATCTCACAGCTGACCGGCTACACGCGGCCGGTCAGCGACGGCACCCTGTATCCGGCGATCAATCGCCTGACCAGGGCGGGCCTGATCGAGCGGCGCACCGACCCAGCCGGCGGGGCGGCGCGGTACGTGCTCAGCCTGACCGCGACCGGTCGGGCCGACATGCTGCAGCGCCTGCGCAAGCCCGCCGACCACGAGATCACCGACTTCACCCGGTTCTACGCCGTCCTGGCCTTCCTCTCCCACCTGCCCGACGTGGCCGAACAGCACGCGGTGCTGCGCAGACGGCTGGAGTTCCTGGAAGAACCGGCGAGCTTCTTCTACGACAACGAGCGGCCCCTGTATGCCGAGGAGATCGCCGACCCCTACCGGCGCGGCATGCTGCTCACCGCCCGGGCCACCAGCCGCGCGGAGCGGACCTGGCTGCGCGAGGCCCTCGGCGAGGAACCGCCCGCATTCGACACCGCATGCACCCAGGGCGATCCGCATGCGCCCGCCGCCCCCGCGAGCTGA
- a CDS encoding PadR family transcriptional regulator: protein MKFEYVLLGLLARRPYSGYDLRKWLEIEGQFLWARAHHSQIYRKLGQMEADGWVRHEVDAREGRPDAKVYRLTARGREVLLDWVRSPYEPPSRFQEIDFLARFSVAAPLDKDAAIRIVGTELDHRRAQIAKNRDRDRTLRYEDPAPGLDQDLDRQVHDALHTLGAAAMDRWVAWLEHTLRSLTEGNPVQ from the coding sequence GTGAAGTTCGAGTACGTCCTGCTCGGCCTGCTGGCCCGTCGCCCTTACAGCGGGTACGACCTGCGCAAGTGGCTCGAGATCGAAGGGCAGTTCCTGTGGGCGCGGGCGCACCACAGCCAGATCTACCGCAAGCTCGGGCAGATGGAGGCCGACGGCTGGGTGCGGCACGAGGTCGACGCGCGCGAAGGCCGCCCGGACGCCAAGGTGTACCGGCTCACGGCACGCGGGCGCGAGGTCCTCCTGGACTGGGTGCGCTCGCCCTACGAGCCGCCCAGCCGCTTCCAGGAGATCGACTTCCTCGCGCGGTTCAGCGTCGCGGCGCCGCTCGACAAGGACGCCGCGATCCGGATCGTCGGGACAGAACTCGACCACCGCCGCGCGCAGATCGCCAAGAACCGGGACCGCGACCGCACCCTGCGCTACGAGGATCCGGCACCCGGCCTCGACCAGGACCTCGACCGGCAGGTCCACGACGCTCTCCACACGCTCGGCGCGGCCGCCATGGACCGCTGGGTCGCCTGGCTGGAGCACACACTGCGCAGCCTGACAGAAGGGAATCCCGTCCAATGA